One window from the genome of Myxococcales bacterium encodes:
- the rnc gene encoding ribonuclease III, whose amino-acid sequence MRLGHAFAQPELLAQALTHSSAVNEQGGSSNERLEFLGDAVLGLVVAQRLFSQFPGAPEGVLSRLRASVINEAALAAVARGLGLGAQLVLGRGEERDGGRDKDALLADAVEALFGAVYLDAGMAAATTMIERLLAASLAALSAASTRDAKTQLQERVQASERCTPAYELVSQEGPPHARVFVVAVSWHGREHGRGAGKSKKAAEHAAAIAALATLT is encoded by the coding sequence ATGCGGCTAGGCCACGCGTTTGCACAGCCGGAGTTGCTGGCGCAGGCCCTGACGCATTCGTCGGCGGTTAACGAGCAGGGCGGCAGCTCGAATGAGCGGCTCGAGTTTCTCGGCGACGCGGTGCTCGGCCTGGTTGTCGCGCAACGCCTGTTCTCGCAGTTTCCTGGCGCGCCGGAGGGCGTGCTGTCGCGGCTGCGCGCCTCGGTGATTAACGAGGCGGCGTTGGCGGCGGTTGCGCGTGGGCTTGGGCTCGGCGCACAGCTCGTGCTCGGCCGCGGCGAGGAGCGCGATGGCGGGCGCGACAAAGACGCCTTGCTCGCCGATGCAGTGGAGGCGTTGTTTGGCGCCGTCTATCTCGACGCAGGCATGGCCGCGGCGACCACGATGATCGAGCGCCTGCTCGCGGCGTCGCTGGCGGCGCTCTCGGCTGCATCGACGCGCGATGCGAAGACGCAACTACAAGAGCGCGTGCAGGCAAGCGAGCGCTGCACGCCGGCGTATGAGCTGGTATCACAAGAGGGCCCGCCTCATGCGCGCGTGTTCGTCGTCGCGGTTAGTTGGCACGGTCGCGAGCACGGGCGCGGCGCAGGCAAGTCAAAGAAAGCCGCGGAACACGCCGCGGCGATCGCCGCGCTGGCAACGCTAACTTAA